Genomic segment of Corticium candelabrum chromosome 16, ooCorCand1.1, whole genome shotgun sequence:
GCGTACAAACGACGTTGTTGGATCCAAAATTCCACCACTGAATCCAATGTAAAATGTCTCATCTGGCATTGTGTCTGACACTGTTTCTCCGATTGCATTGTACGTCACGTGCTTAATGAGCTTGCCACTGGTATCAAAGAGAGCTCTAGGAGTTCCAAGCTCGTCGGTTGCCACATATCTGGTGTTGCTTCCTTCGATTGCAAACAGATTACCTTCAGGATCGTATCGTAACGACCTCTGAACAGTCCCAGAGTTTGTCACCACGTGTGTGATGCGATATGGGTCTCTGAGATCTCCATAAAAGTACAGAGTAGACTGTGGTCCTTGAGGCAAAGAAGGAAACTCTGTGCGACTAGCACGACGACCGTATCCGTCATAAGTAAATGAGACTACTGTCTTAGCTGTTTTTGTGTCCTCGACCGATAATAACTCTCCTCTTGCAGTATACTTGTACGAATGTGTTCCCCTCCGAGACAGCAATCCATCGGTATTCCAAACGTACATCGTGTTGCCTGCGCTGGTCACTCTGCCGGCGCCGTCGAAACTAGCCGATTGTCTTTTCAACCCTTCCCACGCGTTCAGGTTACCGTCATCGTCATAGGAATACTTCTCTACCCGCTTGCCATCTTGCCACACTTCCGTCAACCGTTTATCTAGGTCGTAAACGTATTGAAATTTGTTGACTACTGTACCCACACTCAACTCTCTTGTCGCCACCCTCGACGCATTGTCGTACGACAATTTCAACGAGAACACGGTCTTGCTGTTCACCTGGAGCGTTTTCTCAATCAGCCGTCCGTTACCGTCATGCTTCTCCCTGATCTGAAGTGACGAGCTGGAATAGATTTTTCTCTCATTTGTTGCCGGATAGGATATCGAGTAGCGACCAAACGCCGTCAGCTTGCCGTTGCCGTATTGCCAAGAATCCGTGGCGACCGACTGTCCGTTGAGCGTCCCTTTCCGTTGAGTCTGTCTAAAATATGCGTCATACGAATACTCGAACTTTAACGATGCTGACACGCCAGTGTCCGATGTTAACGTTTGTATAACCTTTGTAATGTACGGCCCATCGTAGTTGTACCTGATGATCGTCTCTCCGTTGGTCGCTACGTCGAAATCGTCGCCGTTATTGCCAACATCTAATAGGACAGCTGCAGTAATCTTTATTGAATCGGGCGACTCGTTCGATATTTTAATTCTCTGTACGGACGTCACTCTGGCCGTGTCGTCAAAATATCCAATCTCGATCACTTCGTCGTCGTATCGAATTTCTCCTAGTCTGCCATTTGCGTCGGGAGTGTAGGAAATTGTACGCGTACGACTGGGCAATTGGGTGATGGCACGGTCACCGTTGGAGTTGTAGATGTGGCTGATGGATGTGTTGCTGTTTGGCAGGGTGTAGGTATACGATGTTGTTGCTGGCGTGAGAGAGCGAGTGAACGCGTGTTTACGGCCTCCTGGTGTAACAACGCTAGCAAGCGAGCCTCCCGGATAGTAAGAAAAGGTGAAATTCTTTCCACTCGGGAGAAGAAGGATGTCcggctagacagacagacaacaaacacgtgACCCTACTGTTGATCGGTATGAAAACTGAACGTACTTGAATGCTGTTCTTGTGGTAACCAAAGCGAATACTTCCGTCACCATCGATACTTTGCTCTATAAGACGACCCGATAAGTCGTGACATTCTGTTAAGGAAAAGGAAATAAATAGAGTTACGTAACACAGAAACCAACGAAACGGTGCTGCATTTAAAATAGATCGAGGATATGTATTTGTATCTCTTATGGACGCCTCCTTGTTCAATGGCTGTAATTCTGCCTGATGCGTCATACGAGAGGCTGACGGGAGACAATCCTCCGTTGACTGTCGTCATGCCTTGCAGCTGACCCGATTTTCTGAACATAAGTCTAAGTTCTCTGCGAGAACATATACGTTGAAGGCAATGTGTTGGCATTGATTGCTAGTCTTACTCTTGAGTTAGGAGAGACTTGATTGTTCTTGTGAGTGACGACTTGTCAAATTCAACATTAATCCAGTTTCTGTTGTTTACCTGAATTATCATCACGTATCAGTTGTATCAATAGTGGAGAGCGAAAACGTTTACCTTTATAGTATGTCCGGATTTGGTTAGTGATAAGGGATTGAATGGTTGTTTTAAACTGGCGTAATGATTTGATTCAATTGTTTGGGTTATCCCTGATGGTAGCTTTACTGTCATTTTAGCAACAGTTTGAAGCTGCTCTCCCCACACCGCGTCACTTGAAGCTTCCTCTTCAACTGTCAGTCCATCGGGAAAAACAATGCTGCGAGTCTCTCCGGTTATGTCAGTACTCGTTACCTTGCCACCATAAGGTAGAGTGACCGATTGATAAGAATCAGTGCTTGTCACTGTTGTTGAATGACCGTTGCCCCTCGCTTGCACCTGCGACTGGGAACCGTCTGTTACTCTGTCTAGCCGTGTAAATCGTCCAGCAGGTCCGAGCAACTTCGTCAGGCGACCAGTGTCGTCATATCTACGATGGAAGTCCAATGTATGGAGACGGACgtacgcacgcatgcacatacacagcacgcacgcacatagacagcacgcacgcacatagacagcacgcatgcacatacacagcacgcacgcacatagacagcacgcacgcacacacattcacacacacgcacgcgcgcgcacacacacacacacacacacacacacacacacacacacacacacacacacacacacacaagatgcAAATATATCAACTTACGTAAACGACCGAGTCAAGCCGGACACACTCGTCATCGATGATAGCAAGCCACCGTTACCTTCATAGACCATTTTAACTTTCCTACCCCGTTCATTTGTGATAGAAGTCAAATATCCATTCGAATCAAGCGACACGGGAAGCGTCAGCCGATTCTCAGTGACAATTCTCGTCGGACGACCGTTGGACTGTCTTTCAATTTGCAACGAGTTGTTAAAATTATTCGTGATTTTACTTAGTCGCAAGTTTGGGCTCCCCGGAAGACCAAACTCTTCGTATTCAAACGTGCGTATGACATCACCAGTAGTTGTTACGGCAGTCGCACGATGACGACCGCCGAAATCAAACGAAAACATCAAAGATCCGTCTGGCGATGGTATATTATAGAATCCCGAACTCGACAATTGAGGAAGGCTAATGCGAGCCACTCGAACGCGATGGTTTCTCTGATCGGCGATATACACAGTGTCTTCTTCGGGAGACAAAGCGACGGCCGACGGAACGTAGAAAGTTGCTTTACTGACGGCCCCTTCGTCGCCGGAAAAGCATTTTGGAGTGCACCGATAACTCGAGCAACCGCAGCCGGGATCACGACCGGCCAATGTAACCATTAATCCAGACTGAAGAACAAATCGGATTCTATTGATTCGATCCGAGTTTGTCTCTCCGAAAAAGATGGTGCCGCTGTCGGACACGGCAAGGCCGCGGAGGGAGGCGAGGTCTACTTGGAGAGCGGGTTTGGCCGCGAAATCGTCTTGCTGTTGCTGTGAGACGGACGGTTGTGGCGGAATGTGGGGCGCTCTGCCTGCGGCTACCCTCACTTGACCTTCTCGTAAGATGTGGTACACGTTGTTGCGGTCGATCACGTAGAGAGACTCGTCGTCTGCTTTGAGGTTTAGATCGGTCGGCCAGCCAAAGTAAGATTGGTCGAGTGGAACATTTCCCGTAATGTCGTTGCAGCAGCCGGGAGGAGCACAACCCCTGGGTACTCGAGAACCGGCATATATTTCTATCAGACCGTCTCCTCCAACCTGACGAATAAGCTGCAAAAGCACCAAAAACCTTTTACTACGCATCCTGATTACCAAAGACCCTGTTTAGACGGACCGCTAAAACCCGGACCGAACGGAACCCAAATCCGCGTTTAGACGAGTCTCCCTAAattgtgtccctggctcaaCCCGGGCTCGGCCCTGCTTTGCGTTCACACGCCCATAGCCACCACAGGCATCAGCTAGATGCGCAGAGTCTGAAGAGTGAGGGAATCACGTGGTCTGTAAACAATGGCGGGACGCAGAAGCGTACTGTGGACTGACAAAGAGATAGCGGCACTCATTGGGATACGGGGAGATGAGAGCGTGCGAGAAGCAAGTGAGATGAGTTCATGATCTTTTGCAATGATTAACTGCATGCCCGCGTTAGTCAATAATGGGCGGAGCCATATCTTAAGCGGGGCCGACCCTGCATTCGAAAGTGAGCCGTTCCCGTGGGGTCCCTGGGTCCAACTCGGCCCGAATAATTGTCGCGTCAACACACGATCCCGGGTTCCGCCCGGGTCCCATAAAGTCGCATTAATGGGGCTCAAGTGGGCTCATTGACTCACTTTCAAATGCCGGGCTTatgtatagtgtgtgtgtgtgtgtgtgtgtgtgtgtgtgtgtgtgtgtgtgtgtgtgtgtgtgtgtgtgtgtgtgtgtgtgtgtgtatgtatatacatatatacatatatatatatatatatatatatatatatatatatatcatcaTCAATCAGAAGGGGAACTATCAACTCATTTTGTATGCATTTCAAATAGTCAAACAACGAAGAAAGCTACTGAAGAGACAGAAATGGAATTGGAATTGAGTCTGAAGGCTTCCTGCAGGCGCAGAATAACAAGGTTCTACAAACATCGGCGGATAATTCTTATTTCCTGTTGCCAGTGCTTACACCAGTCATAAATAGAAGAGAAAGAACTATATAGTCAAACAAAGGTTTCTTGAGAACACGTCGTACATGGGAATGCCGGTGGTGGCATGTGCACGTGTAAACTCAATAATTGGCGTTGCCAGCCACTGCGAGCCAGGATTGATTTCGGCTTGAGCCCAGCTTGATCCCAAGCCCCATTTTAAAGCGCCTCGTGTAACCAGAGCTAAAGTCTCGATGAGCCATTCGGTTAGCGTTTCCAACGCGAAGAAATTTATCGCTTTGGGTAGCTGACCCATTAGGATCATTGAGACTGATGTCTTGAGCAAGAGATGAATAGTTAGGTAGACAGCCAATGaggcaaacagagagacatacatgGGACGTTATACAAAGGAAGTTAAAGCAGAATTTGCCGACAAAGGCAAAGAGCAACGAGCATGCTGTCGAGTAAACGTATCTTGCCTTTCCATCAATGAAGTAGACTGTTCCTCTAGGTCCCACAGCTATTCCTTTCGGTGCCGTCAGTTTAGCATCTACAGCTAGTCCGTTATCACCGCAATCAAAATCCCATGGACGACAATGTTGACCGTTGCCCGCAAATACGCTTACTCCTGCAGTAGCAGAGAAGAGTAACCAACTTGTAACAGCCTAACACATTCTACAAGTCGACATACCTAGTTTTGTTCCCACATCTTTGAGAGTGATGACTGGCTGATCTGCTGACAGTAGATCAGCTCGGATGCGAATAACCTGATTGAGATCGGCGTAAGATATAAAGAGGTCTCCATCGAGAGGACTAACAGCCATGTAGTAAGAGTAAGACGGCGATTGATCTCTGCAGAAACACAATTGCCAAGCTTTAACCTTTACTGAACAGGTAGTAGCGGTAGTCGCATGCTTGCATACCTTAAATCGACGACGGTGCTGACATTACCGTCTACGTGGTAACGTCTGATCAACTGGTAATCGCCCATAAAGATACTTCCATCGTTACCAGTCGCCAGGACAGAGGCAGCTCTTAAAGAGGTGTCTGTTCCTAcgaagaagacagacaagtaaatCTTATGGGCACATAGTACAGACAAAACGATAAGGGCAGCAGACAATCTAGCGtgtgacaaacaaaatgtgttataatatattatgcTAACCATACTGCATGCACGTTCGGATCGTTATTGGTACGTAAGCTCATTCACTTGTGCGTACCTTGGACGGAAGACATGCAGTCAGGACAAACTTCAGGGCGTCGATTACCATCACCGACAATAGTTTTAACCACCTAGTGTACATACAGAAAACAATCTACAACATTTGATTATTCGGGGCTCTAAAGATTTCCTGACCTTAGATTTGTCTTTGAATCTGATTTTTCTTCCGTCTCCCATCTGAAGAATGCCTGCACCAGGATCGTATGAGTGATGACCGTCCAGAGACCAGCCTCCCAAACCAGTAAGCTCGATGGCTCCATCACTCGTACCAATCTCCGTTACCCGTTTCTCCCAAAAGATAGTTTTGCGGTTACCTCTCCTAACCTGCCACCTTACATCAGCGTTGGAGATACGATTAAAACTCTGACGCCATTGAGAACGCACAGCATAATACACCAGTTGATACTCGTAACCAATATTCACTAGTAGGAACGTATTATCTTGTCAACACTCCAGCTAGTTGTAGAAGCACTACTCACCTGTGCACGGTACCGTACCGTGAACCACGCGGTTGTATGCGTCACGTCCGTCCCAAGAGAAGCGGTACACTATATTTGGTTGAGGCGGAAACCGTCTGACGATCAGTTGACCTCGCACTCTGATCTTCAGATGAACACTCTGTAAAGATCCAGGAAGGGATGATGACGTCAGTTGAATCACAACTACAGGCCTGTACGACGGAACGCGGCGACTGGAATAACATAGTGTGAACGACGAGCCAGGGATGGGCATCGTTGTTGACGTATCTCCAGTTTCAGGTGTAATTGTAATATCCTATGTACGAAGAGAATAAGTCTAGCCGTCTTGTCTACACGCCAATTAAACTCACCCCAATCGCGATTTCGTAAGGATCCCTTGGATCAACCTCCGGAGTAGGACCGCCTATAGGTTTGTCTTCGGCATTACATTGATAAGGAGTGCATCCGTCCAGTGGCGGACCGTACGGCCAATTGCAATCCCACGGAGTAAAATGGCGAACTGGTACTCGCCACAAAGTCTGACTAACGTTATACTGGGCGGCAATTCTCTCGAGTTCTCTGTCAGTAACTCCTAACTCGTCGAGTTCCTCCATAGTAGCTGCCACGCCGTTTCCAGTAACATCGATAACTGCCAGTCTCTTTCCTTGGACAACCGTCACATTCAACACCTGGATGACTCGTCCATTAGGAGCTGCAACCCATTCACCAAGCGTCCTGTTGTAGAATCCAGCCGGAACGGCACTTCCGACCGGAAATCCGAGATAATTTTCAACAAAATAGGACACCGGCTTGTTGAACACAACTTCCGTAGAGCCGTTGACTGCGGCTTGGTCGACACTCATTTCGATTGCATAAGTGTATGCAGTAGCGGGCGGCAGTTCGGCAGGCATAGTCTCTTCACCTCGACTACCAACAGTATACTCTGTCACTCTAATCATTGGCTTCTCAACAGACTACAAAGGAAGTGCCAGATATCTACCGAGACACTTATCCGTGGTCTTCTTGCAATATTACACTTACCGTGTTTCCTGTACCATTGCGGCTAATTACTAACGCTTCAGTGCCCGGAGAGAACATGAGTACGCCTTGCCTCTTTCCGTCTTCATCTTCAGTAGTAGAACCGGCTGCCACTTTGATGTCATCGCCGGAACTCAAGTCAACTTCAGTCACCTGCAGTGAACGATAACGATGTTGACTGTCCGATATCATTCTCAcagattaaataattatttactttGTTGTCGACGGGTATCATGGAGACATCAGACAAGCTGACATAGTCATTCCAGGGAACGGTTACGGAACGCTGGGAACCAATGAAATTGCGTTTGCTGTATCGAAGGGTGACAGCACCGCCACCGTTGCAAGCAATGTCATATGAACCGTCGACGCGACTCAGAGTGTATCCGACACCCGGCTGACCGAGTACGGTGATTTTTACTCCTAGTAGTGGCGTTGTGTCGCGTGTCGTGACATTACCTTTGATGACAGATACCCGTCTAAACGTAGAAAATTAACAAACCGTATGGAGACCGGAAATCACTTGTCGTACTTGGTGTCAATAGCTGAATCATCGAATTCCATCTGCAAACCACTTGTGAATAGAAACTCGATTGTCTCGTAAAAGCTGATGGTTGTGTTGGCTGTCATATTACCAACCAGGTCGCTTGGATCGGGTGCTGATGAGCAGGAATCGTCATTCTTGCAGACAGTAGTGTTGCAGCAGTCTGGGTCGTCACAATCCAGCAGCTGGTCACCGTCATTGTCCATGCCATCGCCACACACCAACTCGACACCTGGTAATGATACAGACTTAACCAGAATGCAATCGTCTAAGTGTATCATGTACAAGCCTTGGGTTACCTATCTCACAGCCTGCTCCTCTAAATCCACTCGCTATAAGAGCATACGTAAATCAGTGCTGGTTAGTTTTATGAAAGTTCAAACTCTTACCGCAGACGCACGTCCACACTCCATCGTTTCCCAATTGGCACGACCCGTGGACGGTGCAATTGTTGGGGCACGCATCTGTCAATGAGA
This window contains:
- the LOC134191924 gene encoding teneurin-3-like isoform X2 yields the protein MEREQESFELQGFHNPLAAEFDQSLRQENTDKQIQLSEDRCPDDTLKIKQYSNQRWKIITFVLALLAVGCVAGLVYVVVAKSSDDHSPSSDLSKQVKGTKQQPEPATGTPNTEQQHELSTGTLTTKIGITSSNGVTTQKQPIPRTTSKPATSKRSIILSDKQPTTESYVATAKSEKSSTEVPKSSHPSNSPPLPAVTIDYVNATLDIPVPTLTMNSQSYVTVQLAVPARSTVGLTLNAAAADVPELAVYWKKGTEPTHTRYDFTKAFRQVTKPALSTKFATQEVLDNGIWFITVFNGGSSGAQLNITFSQLPPPKTCPNDCSGRGTCFDGVCGCHPKWKGKDCSEANCAVADCSGHGQCVNGICLCRAGWKGNDCSDVDCIPSDCNGNGVCDDGVCLCKTGYRGTGCEIAPKQCPGDCSGRGSCDTVTGQCNCLPGWNNLDCNTALCKYNCNGRGTCDNGTCLCNSGWTGKTCESLECPVGCEIHGKCDNGTCICDKGWKDSDCLTDACPNNCTVHGSCQLGNDGVWTCVCASGFRGAGCEIGVELVCGDGMDNDGDQLLDCDDPDCCNTTVCKNDDSCSSAPDPSDLVGNMTANTTISFYETIEFLFTSGLQMEFDDSAIDTKRVSVIKGNVTTRDTTPLLGVKITVLGQPGVGYTLSRVDGSYDIACNGGGAVTLRYSKRNFIGSQRSVTVPWNDYVSLSDVSMIPVDNKVTEVDLSSGDDIKVAAGSTTEDEDGKRQGVLMFSPGTEALVISRNGTGNTSVEKPMIRVTEYTVGSRGEETMPAELPPATAYTYAIEMSVDQAAVNGSTEVVFNKPVSYFVENYLGFPVGSAVPAGFYNRTLGEWVAAPNGRVIQVLNVTVVQGKRLAVIDVTGNGVAATMEELDELGVTDRELERIAAQYNVSQTLWRVPVRHFTPWDCNWPYGPPLDGCTPYQCNAEDKPIGGPTPEVDPRDPYEIAIGDITITPETGDTSTTMPIPGSSFTLCYSSRRVPSYRPVVVIQLTSSSLPGSLQSVHLKIRVRGQLIVRRFPPQPNIVYRFSWDGRDAYNRVVHGTVPCTVNIGYEYQLVYYAVRSQWRQSFNRISNADVRWQVRRGNRKTIFWEKRVTEIGTSDGAIELTGLGGWSLDGHHSYDPGAGILQMGDGRKIRFKDKSKVVKTIVGDGNRRPEVCPDCMSSVQGTDTSLRAASVLATGNDGSIFMGDYQLIRRYHVDGNVSTVVDLRDQSPSYSYYMAVSPLDGDLFISYADLNQVIRIRADLLSADQPVITLKDVGTKLGVSVFAGNGQHCRPWDFDCGDNGLAVDAKLTAPKGIAVGPRGTVYFIDGKLIRQVGGDGLIEIYAGSRVPRGCAPPGCCNDITGNVPLDQSYFGWPTDLNLKADDESLYVIDRNNVYHILREGQVRVAAGRAPHIPPQPSVSQQQQDDFAAKPALQVDLASLRGLAVSDSGTIFFGETNSDRINRIRFVLQSGLMVTLAGRDPGCGCSSYRCTPKCFSGDEGAVSKATFYVPSAVALSPEEDTVYIADQRNHRVRVARISLPQLSSSGFYNIPSPDGSLMFSFDFGGRHRATAVTTTGDVIRTFEYEEFGLPGSPNLRLSKITNNFNNSLQIERQSNGRPTRIVTENRLTLPVSLDSNGYLTSITNERGRKVKMVYEGNGGLLSSMTSVSGLTRSFTYDDTGRLTKLLGPAGRFTRLDRVTDGSQSQVQARGNGHSTTVTSTDSYQSVTLPYGGKVTSTDITGETRSIVFPDGLTVEEEASSDAVWGEQLQTVAKMTVKLPSGITQTIESNHYASLKQPFNPLSLTKSGHTIKVNNRNWINVEFDKSSLTRTIKSLLTQEELRLMFRKSGQLQGMTTVNGGLSPVSLSYDASGRITAIEQGGVHKRYKYDLSGRLIEQSIDGDGSIRFGYHKNSIQPDILLLPSGKNFTFSYYPGGSLASVVTPGGRKHAFTRSLTPATTSYTYTLPNSNTSISHIYNSNGDRAITQLPSRTRTISYTPDANGRLGEIRYDDEVIEIGYFDDTARVTSVQRIKISNESPDSIKITAAVLLDVGNNGDDFDVATNGETIIRYNYDGPYITKVIQTLTSDTGVSASLKFEYSYDAYFRQTQRKGTLNGQSVATDSWQYGNGKLTAFGRYSISYPATNERKIYSSSSLQIREKHDGNGRLIEKTLQVNSKTVFSLKLSYDNASRVATRELSVGTVVNKFQYVYDLDKRLTEVWQDGKRVEKYSYDDDGNLNAWEGLKRQSASFDGAGRVTSAGNTMYVWNTDGLLSRRGTHSYKYTARGELLSVEDTKTAKTVVSFTYDGYGRRASRTEFPSLPQGPQSTLYFYGDLRDPYRITHVVTNSGTVQRSLRYDPEGNLFAIEGSNTRYVATDELGTPRALFDTSGKLIKHVTYNAIGETVSDTMPDETFYIGFSGGILDPTTSFVRTRAGDYDPLSGQFVSYNPSQMDLSTYNKQLSPLFDAMADARLLLHVQHQVHDLVSTSISDHSLSWIGERDLPVLPGDAQFTNTNDQQDNTVGWPFENGYNKGVESGELEEWFNRCGASCSCKRKYVRGSDILAPVLYRYSEWQRCCF
- the LOC134191924 gene encoding teneurin-3-like isoform X1, translated to MEREQESFELQGFHNPLAAEFDQSLRQENTDKQIQLSEDRCPDDTLKIKQYSNQRWKIITFVLALLAVGCVAGLVYVVGQRFSLGCTSCMSCANFSMFAVAKSSDDHSPSSDLSKQVKGTKQQPEPATGTPNTEQQHELSTGTLTTKIGITSSNGVTTQKQPIPRTTSKPATSKRSIILSDKQPTTESYVATAKSEKSSTEVPKSSHPSNSPPLPAVTIDYVNATLDIPVPTLTMNSQSYVTVQLAVPARSTVGLTLNAAAADVPELAVYWKKGTEPTHTRYDFTKAFRQVTKPALSTKFATQEVLDNGIWFITVFNGGSSGAQLNITFSQLPPPKTCPNDCSGRGTCFDGVCGCHPKWKGKDCSEANCAVADCSGHGQCVNGICLCRAGWKGNDCSDVDCIPSDCNGNGVCDDGVCLCKTGYRGTGCEIAPKQCPGDCSGRGSCDTVTGQCNCLPGWNNLDCNTALCKYNCNGRGTCDNGTCLCNSGWTGKTCESLECPVGCEIHGKCDNGTCICDKGWKDSDCLTDACPNNCTVHGSCQLGNDGVWTCVCASGFRGAGCEIGVELVCGDGMDNDGDQLLDCDDPDCCNTTVCKNDDSCSSAPDPSDLVGNMTANTTISFYETIEFLFTSGLQMEFDDSAIDTKRVSVIKGNVTTRDTTPLLGVKITVLGQPGVGYTLSRVDGSYDIACNGGGAVTLRYSKRNFIGSQRSVTVPWNDYVSLSDVSMIPVDNKVTEVDLSSGDDIKVAAGSTTEDEDGKRQGVLMFSPGTEALVISRNGTGNTSVEKPMIRVTEYTVGSRGEETMPAELPPATAYTYAIEMSVDQAAVNGSTEVVFNKPVSYFVENYLGFPVGSAVPAGFYNRTLGEWVAAPNGRVIQVLNVTVVQGKRLAVIDVTGNGVAATMEELDELGVTDRELERIAAQYNVSQTLWRVPVRHFTPWDCNWPYGPPLDGCTPYQCNAEDKPIGGPTPEVDPRDPYEIAIGDITITPETGDTSTTMPIPGSSFTLCYSSRRVPSYRPVVVIQLTSSSLPGSLQSVHLKIRVRGQLIVRRFPPQPNIVYRFSWDGRDAYNRVVHGTVPCTVNIGYEYQLVYYAVRSQWRQSFNRISNADVRWQVRRGNRKTIFWEKRVTEIGTSDGAIELTGLGGWSLDGHHSYDPGAGILQMGDGRKIRFKDKSKVVKTIVGDGNRRPEVCPDCMSSVQGTDTSLRAASVLATGNDGSIFMGDYQLIRRYHVDGNVSTVVDLRDQSPSYSYYMAVSPLDGDLFISYADLNQVIRIRADLLSADQPVITLKDVGTKLGVSVFAGNGQHCRPWDFDCGDNGLAVDAKLTAPKGIAVGPRGTVYFIDGKLIRQVGGDGLIEIYAGSRVPRGCAPPGCCNDITGNVPLDQSYFGWPTDLNLKADDESLYVIDRNNVYHILREGQVRVAAGRAPHIPPQPSVSQQQQDDFAAKPALQVDLASLRGLAVSDSGTIFFGETNSDRINRIRFVLQSGLMVTLAGRDPGCGCSSYRCTPKCFSGDEGAVSKATFYVPSAVALSPEEDTVYIADQRNHRVRVARISLPQLSSSGFYNIPSPDGSLMFSFDFGGRHRATAVTTTGDVIRTFEYEEFGLPGSPNLRLSKITNNFNNSLQIERQSNGRPTRIVTENRLTLPVSLDSNGYLTSITNERGRKVKMVYEGNGGLLSSMTSVSGLTRSFTYDDTGRLTKLLGPAGRFTRLDRVTDGSQSQVQARGNGHSTTVTSTDSYQSVTLPYGGKVTSTDITGETRSIVFPDGLTVEEEASSDAVWGEQLQTVAKMTVKLPSGITQTIESNHYASLKQPFNPLSLTKSGHTIKVNNRNWINVEFDKSSLTRTIKSLLTQEELRLMFRKSGQLQGMTTVNGGLSPVSLSYDASGRITAIEQGGVHKRYKYDLSGRLIEQSIDGDGSIRFGYHKNSIQPDILLLPSGKNFTFSYYPGGSLASVVTPGGRKHAFTRSLTPATTSYTYTLPNSNTSISHIYNSNGDRAITQLPSRTRTISYTPDANGRLGEIRYDDEVIEIGYFDDTARVTSVQRIKISNESPDSIKITAAVLLDVGNNGDDFDVATNGETIIRYNYDGPYITKVIQTLTSDTGVSASLKFEYSYDAYFRQTQRKGTLNGQSVATDSWQYGNGKLTAFGRYSISYPATNERKIYSSSSLQIREKHDGNGRLIEKTLQVNSKTVFSLKLSYDNASRVATRELSVGTVVNKFQYVYDLDKRLTEVWQDGKRVEKYSYDDDGNLNAWEGLKRQSASFDGAGRVTSAGNTMYVWNTDGLLSRRGTHSYKYTARGELLSVEDTKTAKTVVSFTYDGYGRRASRTEFPSLPQGPQSTLYFYGDLRDPYRITHVVTNSGTVQRSLRYDPEGNLFAIEGSNTRYVATDELGTPRALFDTSGKLIKHVTYNAIGETVSDTMPDETFYIGFSGGILDPTTSFVRTRAGDYDPLSGQFVSYNPSQMDLSTYNKQLSPLFDAMADARLLLHVQHQVHDLVSTSISDHSLSWIGERDLPVLPGDAQFTNTNDQQDNTVGWPFENGYNKGVESGELEEWFNRCGASCSCKRKYVRGSDILAPVLYRYSEWQRCCF